From a region of the Polynucleobacter corsicus genome:
- a CDS encoding branched-chain amino acid ABC transporter permease gives MTGLTFELLCMQLLTGIALGSIYALLALGLCLIFGMLNVVNFAHGAFFMVGAFMGVYFLGVTGNFWFSLILTPLATGVLGLVTERFLVRPLYGRGIDYPLLLTFGLSYVLIEAMRVTFGIEGLPSVTPDGLKGTLDVGIGFFPKYRLFLIAATTVIIFAVWFFIQKTRYGLIIKAGAADQEIVKVLGVDIAKVWLMVFGLGCAIAGLSGILASPTRSVNPEMGIPILAESFVVTVVGGMGSPVGAVVAGLLVGVVYSMASLFFPDLAELSIFVLMAVVLLIRPQGLFGKAGAMG, from the coding sequence ATGACTGGTCTTACATTTGAACTTCTCTGCATGCAGCTACTTACAGGAATTGCCCTGGGTAGCATTTATGCACTTCTAGCTCTGGGCTTATGCCTTATTTTTGGCATGCTTAATGTAGTGAACTTTGCGCATGGCGCTTTCTTCATGGTTGGCGCATTTATGGGCGTCTATTTTTTAGGTGTCACTGGCAACTTTTGGTTTAGCTTAATCCTTACACCGCTTGCCACTGGGGTTCTTGGTTTGGTGACTGAGCGATTCTTAGTGCGTCCCCTCTACGGTCGAGGTATTGACTACCCACTACTCCTCACCTTTGGATTATCTTACGTACTCATTGAGGCAATGCGCGTTACTTTTGGCATCGAAGGTTTGCCCTCCGTTACCCCTGATGGACTAAAAGGCACTCTCGATGTAGGTATTGGCTTCTTCCCCAAGTATCGCCTATTCCTGATTGCGGCTACCACTGTGATCATTTTTGCAGTCTGGTTTTTCATTCAAAAGACTCGCTACGGTCTCATCATCAAAGCAGGCGCTGCCGACCAAGAGATCGTTAAGGTACTTGGCGTAGATATTGCTAAGGTGTGGCTAATGGTATTTGGACTGGGCTGTGCGATCGCTGGCCTCTCTGGAATCTTGGCCTCGCCTACTCGCTCCGTTAATCCAGAAATGGGTATTCCGATCTTGGCGGAGTCCTTTGTTGTGACAGTCGTTGGCGGGATGGGGTCACCGGTTGGCGCTGTTGTTGCAGGTCTATTGGTTGGCGTGGTTTACAGCATGGCCTCCCTATTTTTCCCTGACCTTGCAGAACTTTCAATCTTCGTGCTGATGGCAGTTGTACTCTTAATTCGCCCACAAGGTTTATTTGGTAAAGCGGGGGCGATGGGTTAA
- a CDS encoding ABC transporter permease: MLMTFQDAFRLLLHLDAGVIGIVLVSLQVSLSALLLGILLGLPIGALLATEEFQGKQTITLILNTLMGVPTVIIGVIVYLLLSRTGPLGVWGWLFTPKGMILAQTLLTTPLIAALSRQILEDSWRIHRDSFMALRLPRLSALKWLLWDCRFSLTIAVLAGLARAMSEVGAVMIVGGNIDQSTRTMTTAIALETSKGDLPLALALGIVLLGIVLLANLFTFAVRQIAERRYG, encoded by the coding sequence ATGTTGATGACCTTTCAGGATGCTTTCAGATTACTTTTGCATTTAGATGCTGGAGTGATTGGCATTGTGCTGGTCTCGCTTCAGGTCAGTTTGAGCGCTTTATTACTGGGCATCTTACTGGGACTACCCATTGGCGCCCTACTGGCTACAGAGGAATTTCAGGGCAAGCAAACCATTACGCTGATCTTAAATACCCTCATGGGCGTCCCAACCGTGATTATTGGCGTCATTGTTTATCTACTGCTCTCCAGAACAGGGCCTTTAGGTGTGTGGGGATGGCTTTTCACACCCAAGGGCATGATCCTGGCCCAAACACTGCTCACAACCCCCCTCATTGCCGCCCTGAGCCGCCAAATCCTAGAGGATTCTTGGAGAATTCACCGGGATTCCTTTATGGCACTTCGCTTACCTAGACTTTCTGCCCTGAAATGGCTTCTTTGGGACTGCCGGTTTTCTCTCACGATTGCGGTTTTAGCGGGACTGGCTAGAGCCATGTCTGAGGTTGGTGCAGTCATGATCGTCGGCGGCAATATCGATCAATCCACCCGCACCATGACAACAGCAATTGCACTTGAAACCAGTAAAGGTGATCTCCCATTGGCGCTTGCCTTAGGCATTGTTTTACTGGGAATTGTTTTGCTGGCAAATCTGTTTACATTTGCGGTTCGCCAAATTGCGGAGCGTCGCTATGGTTAA
- a CDS encoding ABC transporter ATP-binding protein, with product MVNHSEQFKQFVEFKDVIVKRDGRIILDIPYAVIPADRICACIGPNGAGKTTFLQLIDGLIKPDSGTVTHSSGPIKSSLVLHHTPMIKASARTNIAMVKDSDPSINSVAVDLVMKQIGLSHLANSPAHKLSAGEKQKLCLGRVILQRPHLVLLDEPTANLDPNTTEQVEEIIRQFKLQGSNVIFTSHQLAQVQRIAEYIVFIDEGQIKEKGPVGPFFADPQTQAAKRYLHQELLVD from the coding sequence ATGGTTAATCATTCTGAACAATTTAAGCAATTTGTCGAGTTCAAAGACGTCATCGTTAAACGTGATGGACGCATCATCTTAGATATCCCTTATGCGGTTATTCCTGCTGATCGGATTTGCGCATGCATTGGACCTAATGGTGCCGGCAAAACGACTTTTCTACAATTAATTGATGGCTTAATCAAACCAGATTCAGGCACTGTTACGCACTCAAGCGGCCCTATCAAATCATCCCTGGTATTGCACCACACGCCGATGATCAAAGCCTCCGCACGAACCAATATTGCGATGGTGAAAGACTCAGACCCCTCAATCAATTCTGTTGCTGTTGATTTGGTGATGAAGCAGATCGGCTTAAGTCATCTTGCCAACAGTCCTGCGCACAAACTCTCGGCAGGTGAAAAACAAAAACTTTGCTTGGGTCGAGTCATTTTGCAAAGACCTCATTTAGTTTTACTAGATGAACCTACTGCTAATTTAGACCCAAACACCACAGAGCAAGTTGAAGAGATCATTCGCCAATTTAAGTTGCAAGGCTCGAACGTTATCTTCACATCCCACCAACTTGCCCAAGTACAAAGAATCGCAGAGTACATCGTCTTCATTGACGAGGGTCAGATAAAAGAAAAAGGACCCGTAGGTCCTTTCTTTGCCGATCCCCAGACACAAGCAGCTAAACGCTACTTACATCAAGAGTTACTAGTCGACTAA
- a CDS encoding ABC transporter ATP-binding protein, whose protein sequence is MLRVENLNAWYDRSHVLQGVSLEVNSGEIVTLMGRNGAGKTTTLRSLMGLLSKREGKASIDGTSFLDLAAHERYHLGLAYVPEDRRIVPGLTVKENLELGVIAKKSRGDMSALVDEIAETFPRLKERLQQDGTSMSGGEQQMLAIARAMIAKPKVILLDEPSEGIMPVLVEEMFELFAKLKQQGLTILLVEQNVQQALKISDRAYILDQGQIVFHDTAQNLLNNDEIQQKYCAV, encoded by the coding sequence ATGTTGCGTGTAGAGAATTTAAATGCCTGGTACGACCGTAGCCATGTTCTGCAAGGCGTCTCCTTAGAAGTCAATAGCGGTGAAATCGTTACCTTAATGGGTCGTAATGGCGCCGGTAAGACCACTACCCTGCGCTCCTTAATGGGCCTACTATCAAAGAGAGAAGGCAAAGCCTCTATTGATGGCACTTCTTTCTTGGATCTTGCAGCGCATGAACGCTACCACTTAGGCTTAGCCTATGTCCCAGAGGATAGACGTATTGTTCCAGGATTAACTGTCAAAGAAAACTTAGAGTTGGGTGTGATTGCTAAAAAAAGTCGCGGTGATATGAGTGCTCTGGTTGATGAAATCGCAGAAACCTTCCCTCGCCTGAAGGAACGATTGCAACAGGATGGCACTTCAATGTCAGGTGGGGAGCAGCAGATGCTAGCGATTGCTCGCGCCATGATTGCTAAGCCAAAAGTGATCTTGCTAGACGAACCATCGGAAGGCATCATGCCGGTATTGGTTGAAGAAATGTTTGAACTGTTTGCCAAACTCAAGCAGCAAGGCTTAACTATTCTGCTTGTGGAGCAAAATGTTCAGCAAGCGCTCAAGATTTCTGATAGAGCTTACATACTGGATCAAGGTCAAATTGTTTTCCATGATACCGCTCAAAATCTGTTGAATAACGACGAGATTCAGCAAAAATACTGCGCAGTTTAG
- a CDS encoding CaiB/BaiF CoA transferase family protein, producing MSIRPLDGITVVSLEHAIAAPFCTRQLADLGARVIKVERPGAGDFARAYDERVNGMSSHFTWVNRSKESLTLDLKQESALAALKMLLKTADVLVQNLAPGAAARMGLTAELLQKDNPGLILCDISGYGNNGPYRDKKAYDLLIQSEAGFLSVTGTPETPSKAGNSIADIAAGMYAYTNVLAALLQRGKTGKGSTIDVSMLESLGEWMSYPLYYAYEGATPPPRNGASHATIYPYGPFKAGDGGTIMLGLQNDREWVLFCEVVLENQTLAKDERFDKNFKRNEKRDELLSIIDACFSKLTTEQVIAKLDQAQIANARLNDMQGLWNHDQLKARERWVQVGSPVGPIPAMLPPGSNNSFAYRMDDIPAVGQHTEAILSEFGITANEIKVMRSQGAI from the coding sequence ATGAGTATTCGTCCTTTGGATGGCATCACCGTGGTTTCCCTGGAGCATGCTATCGCGGCTCCTTTTTGCACGCGTCAATTAGCCGACTTAGGTGCGCGCGTGATCAAGGTAGAGAGACCTGGTGCCGGGGACTTTGCTCGCGCCTATGATGAGCGCGTCAATGGCATGTCCTCTCACTTCACTTGGGTCAACCGCTCCAAAGAAAGCTTGACCTTAGATCTCAAGCAAGAATCTGCGCTAGCAGCATTGAAGATGCTACTCAAAACAGCTGACGTTCTGGTACAAAACTTGGCACCTGGTGCGGCAGCACGGATGGGATTGACTGCAGAACTCTTGCAAAAAGACAATCCGGGTTTGATTTTGTGCGACATCTCAGGTTACGGGAATAACGGCCCTTATCGCGACAAAAAGGCCTATGACCTATTGATTCAGAGTGAAGCTGGGTTCTTATCCGTTACCGGTACTCCAGAAACTCCTAGCAAAGCAGGTAACTCGATTGCCGATATTGCCGCAGGCATGTATGCCTATACCAACGTACTGGCAGCGCTGTTACAACGGGGCAAGACTGGCAAGGGATCTACGATTGATGTTTCAATGCTCGAGTCTTTAGGTGAATGGATGAGTTATCCGCTCTACTATGCCTATGAGGGTGCGACACCTCCTCCTCGCAATGGCGCATCTCATGCCACGATCTATCCCTACGGGCCATTTAAGGCGGGTGATGGCGGAACCATCATGCTAGGCTTACAAAACGATCGTGAGTGGGTTTTATTTTGTGAGGTGGTACTTGAGAATCAAACCCTCGCTAAAGATGAGCGCTTTGATAAAAACTTTAAACGGAATGAAAAGCGCGATGAATTACTTTCTATTATTGATGCGTGTTTTAGCAAACTGACTACCGAGCAGGTCATTGCAAAGCTAGATCAAGCCCAAATCGCCAATGCCCGACTCAATGATATGCAGGGCTTATGGAATCATGATCAACTTAAAGCACGCGAGCGCTGGGTACAAGTCGGATCACCCGTAGGCCCTATTCCAGCGATGCTACCGCCTGGTAGCAATAACAGCTTCGCTTATCGCATGGATGATATTCCTGCTGTAGGTCAGCATACTGAAGCAATCTTATCTGAGTTTGGTATTACCGCAAATGAGATTAAGGTAATGCGTAGCCAAGGAGCGATTTAA
- a CDS encoding endonuclease/exonuclease/phosphatase family protein codes for MTPVQFGRFSVMTMNVHKGLSPLHRKSTIYELRQKMRSHHPDLLFLQELQQEHRGRIRRFGHWPLTELTHFLSEDFWHDWHYGKNVEYPDGHHGNAILSKRPLHKGENYDISAYRFERRGLLHSITQLEGNETPIHCFCVHLALFERGRERQLDEIIRYIDSLAEGGPAIVAGDFNDWRNRVSAPMRAAGFQEVFEVLTGAPAKTFPSMRPMLPMDRIYVRGLKIHSAAVLHEWLKISDHLGITAELEII; via the coding sequence ATGACACCAGTGCAATTCGGTCGCTTTAGTGTCATGACTATGAATGTCCACAAGGGACTATCACCATTGCACAGAAAATCCACCATCTATGAGTTACGTCAAAAAATGCGTAGCCATCATCCAGACTTGCTATTTCTACAAGAGCTTCAGCAAGAGCATCGGGGTCGGATCAGGAGATTTGGCCATTGGCCGCTAACAGAGCTCACCCATTTTTTATCCGAAGACTTTTGGCATGATTGGCACTACGGTAAAAATGTTGAGTATCCAGACGGCCATCATGGCAACGCCATTCTTTCAAAGAGACCATTACACAAAGGTGAAAACTACGATATCTCGGCCTATCGGTTCGAGAGGCGGGGCTTGCTTCATAGCATTACTCAGCTAGAAGGTAATGAAACGCCAATCCATTGTTTTTGTGTTCATCTGGCTTTATTTGAAAGAGGGCGAGAGCGTCAATTGGATGAAATTATTCGTTACATTGATTCACTTGCAGAGGGTGGTCCAGCCATTGTGGCGGGCGACTTTAACGATTGGCGTAATCGCGTTAGTGCCCCGATGCGTGCTGCTGGTTTTCAAGAGGTTTTTGAGGTGCTTACTGGTGCCCCTGCAAAGACCTTTCCCAGTATGAGGCCGATGCTTCCCATGGATCGAATTTATGTACGAGGCTTGAAGATTCATTCAGCAGCAGTTTTGCATGAATGGTTAAAGATCTCCGATCACTTAGGTATTACTGCTGAACTGGAAATCATATGA
- a CDS encoding ABC transporter ATP-binding protein: MSSSNQTPILEARNVSKSFGKFKALQNVSTTFMPGSLTAIIGPNGAGKSTFFNVLSGAFPPSSGQILFNGKDITGMQQYEFARIGISKSFQITNVFKQLTVHENVRVAAQMETARYNFLRNAQSYPEPIELADQLLRRVNLEHLRNKKTGDLAHGQQRALEIAMALACNPSLLLLDEPTAGMSPEETLVMMDLIRTLANERTVILVEHKMKLIMGLCKRIIVLHHGEFLAEGTPEEIQNNAEVRRVYLGQG, encoded by the coding sequence ATGAGTAGCTCAAATCAAACTCCAATTCTAGAAGCTCGTAATGTCAGCAAGAGCTTTGGGAAATTTAAAGCGCTGCAGAATGTCTCCACCACATTTATGCCCGGCTCCTTGACAGCAATCATTGGACCCAATGGCGCAGGCAAAAGCACCTTCTTTAATGTGCTTAGTGGCGCCTTTCCGCCCTCTAGCGGCCAAATTTTATTTAACGGCAAAGATATTACTGGAATGCAGCAATATGAGTTTGCCCGCATCGGCATCTCTAAGAGCTTTCAGATTACCAACGTCTTCAAGCAACTCACCGTTCATGAAAATGTGCGCGTTGCCGCCCAAATGGAAACGGCGCGTTATAACTTTTTACGTAATGCACAAAGTTATCCAGAGCCCATTGAGCTTGCAGACCAGCTTTTACGTCGCGTCAACTTAGAGCATCTCAGGAATAAAAAAACGGGTGATTTGGCTCATGGTCAACAACGCGCTTTAGAAATTGCGATGGCCCTCGCCTGTAATCCCAGCCTTCTTTTACTGGATGAGCCAACCGCAGGTATGTCTCCTGAGGAAACACTCGTCATGATGGATCTCATTCGCACACTGGCAAATGAAAGAACGGTAATTTTGGTTGAGCATAAGATGAAACTGATTATGGGTTTATGCAAACGCATCATTGTTCTGCATCATGGTGAGTTTTTAGCTGAAGGCACTCCAGAAGAAATTCAAAATAATGCAGAGGTACGACGTGTGTACCTAGGTCAAGGTTAA
- the cls gene encoding cardiolipin synthase, with protein MSILNYLLGSIFGFSLIWVPILHAVIVILFGFKLISVRRPVGVAIAWFLIVVLFPILGISLYILIGERPVGRKLTRKIIRMDKEYAAITEDMRQHYQADKLQLPIEGRALSLLAESKNGSPVIAGNKIELFTSSLKILQHFIGEINQAKKSLNLEFYIWALGGDADRVGEALIAAAKRGVVCKVLLDSLGSKDWFKSTWPNRFRNAGIQVTEALPIQIGRFQFRRADLRLHRKIFVIDSTVVWTGSMNMVDPRTFKQDSGVGEWVDAMVRIEGPVASQFELTFSFDWSVDNTTVNHFKAVAPTPSPIEGRVLAQEFSSGPVYRDDILYQVLLSAIMDARKELTITTPYFGPDDGLIQALMAAAGRGVKVTLIVPKLNDSALVAWSSRSFYADLMSAGVNIAEFHGGLLHTKSLLIDKQVAIFGSVNFDQRSLRLNFEISLIVYNDAFCAKLETLIESYMAQSDLVDPVSWAKRPRWRVLLENAAHLASPLL; from the coding sequence ATGAGCATATTAAATTATTTATTAGGATCTATTTTTGGGTTCTCTTTAATTTGGGTGCCAATACTTCATGCAGTCATTGTGATTCTGTTTGGATTTAAATTGATTTCTGTGAGAAGGCCAGTCGGTGTTGCGATTGCATGGTTTTTGATTGTGGTCTTGTTTCCAATTCTAGGTATCAGTCTCTACATCTTGATTGGTGAACGCCCTGTAGGCCGCAAGCTCACGAGAAAAATTATTCGAATGGATAAGGAATATGCGGCCATCACGGAAGACATGCGTCAGCACTATCAAGCTGATAAGCTACAACTACCAATCGAGGGTAGGGCTCTTAGCTTATTAGCAGAATCCAAAAATGGATCCCCTGTGATTGCTGGCAACAAGATAGAGTTATTTACGAGCTCACTTAAGATCTTGCAGCATTTCATTGGCGAAATTAATCAGGCAAAAAAATCACTGAATTTAGAGTTCTATATATGGGCATTGGGTGGCGATGCGGATCGCGTTGGCGAAGCCTTAATTGCAGCGGCTAAACGCGGTGTGGTCTGTAAAGTGTTGCTGGATTCTTTGGGAAGTAAAGACTGGTTTAAATCAACTTGGCCCAATCGTTTTAGAAATGCCGGTATTCAAGTGACTGAGGCATTACCAATTCAAATTGGACGCTTCCAATTCCGCCGTGCAGATCTCAGGCTCCATCGCAAAATATTTGTGATCGATAGCACTGTTGTTTGGACTGGCAGTATGAATATGGTTGATCCGCGCACTTTTAAGCAAGACTCTGGTGTGGGTGAATGGGTAGATGCTATGGTCAGAATTGAAGGCCCGGTTGCATCTCAGTTTGAGCTGACATTCTCTTTTGACTGGAGTGTTGACAACACTACAGTAAACCACTTCAAAGCTGTAGCACCCACTCCCAGTCCAATTGAGGGGCGGGTACTCGCCCAAGAGTTTTCTTCGGGACCGGTTTATCGCGACGACATCTTGTATCAGGTACTCCTCTCTGCCATCATGGATGCACGCAAAGAGCTTACCATTACTACGCCTTACTTCGGGCCAGATGATGGCTTGATTCAGGCGCTGATGGCTGCAGCTGGCCGTGGTGTAAAGGTCACTTTAATTGTTCCTAAATTGAATGATTCGGCGCTAGTAGCTTGGAGTAGTCGTAGCTTTTATGCTGACCTAATGAGTGCAGGCGTCAATATCGCTGAATTTCATGGAGGCTTGTTGCATACCAAGAGTTTGCTCATAGATAAGCAAGTAGCAATTTTTGGTTCCGTGAATTTCGATCAACGCAGCTTGCGTCTCAATTTTGAGATCAGCTTAATTGTCTACAACGATGCGTTTTGCGCCAAACTCGAAACCCTGATTGAGTCCTACATGGCCCAATCTGATTTGGTTGATCCAGTGAGTTGGGCTAAGCGACCACGTTGGCGTGTTTTGCTAGAGAACGCAGCACACCTAGCTTCACCTTTGCTTTAA
- a CDS encoding YqaA family protein, which translates to MEQMFSYFFDFFGMPSIGLPAVFISAFISATLLPVGSEPILFGYVSVNPHLYWIAIMVATIGNTLGGMFDWWLGLMGRNSFESLKGPTNGRVQRWLEERGPKMLLLSWLPGFGDPLCIAAGWLRLAWGPCLIYMFIGKLLRYLTMTWLLTLVPTSVWHQLGHWLGLI; encoded by the coding sequence ATGGAGCAAATGTTCAGTTATTTCTTTGACTTCTTTGGGATGCCATCGATTGGTTTACCAGCGGTATTTATCAGTGCTTTTATCTCCGCAACCTTACTGCCCGTTGGCTCAGAGCCCATACTGTTTGGGTACGTTTCAGTCAATCCCCACCTATATTGGATCGCCATTATGGTAGCCACTATCGGCAATACATTAGGGGGGATGTTTGATTGGTGGCTCGGACTGATGGGCCGTAATAGTTTTGAATCCCTTAAAGGACCCACTAATGGCAGAGTGCAACGCTGGCTCGAAGAGCGGGGGCCAAAGATGCTCTTGTTATCTTGGCTACCTGGCTTTGGCGACCCCTTGTGCATAGCGGCAGGCTGGCTTAGGCTGGCTTGGGGCCCATGCTTAATTTATATGTTTATTGGTAAGTTACTGCGCTATCTCACGATGACCTGGTTATTAACCTTGGTGCCCACCAGCGTTTGGCACCAATTAGGGCATTGGCTAGGCCTAATCTAG
- a CDS encoding acyl-CoA dehydrogenase family protein yields the protein MNHPIPKPDQYQDMREALRDLCGSFDSAYWQKVDHERDYPEAFVDAMAQAGWLAALIPEEYGGSGLGLAEASVIMEEINFSGGNAGSCHGQMYNMGTLLRHGSDLQKKLYLPKIATGELRLQSMAVTEPTTGTDTTKLKTTAVKKGDKYIVNGQKVWISRIQHSDLMILLARTTPLAEVKKKSEGMSIFIVNLKDAIGNGMAIQPIANMVNHETNEVFFDNLEIPAENLIGEEGKGFKYILDGLNAERVLIAAECIGDAYWFVDKSRRYANDRVVFDRPIGKNQGIQFPIADAFIETEAANLMRFKACELFDSNQACGAESNMAKYLAAKASWEAANVCLQTHGGFGFANEYDVERKFRETRLYQVAPISTNLIYSYVAEHILGLPRSF from the coding sequence ATGAATCACCCTATCCCTAAGCCAGACCAATATCAAGACATGCGTGAAGCTTTGCGCGACCTCTGTGGCAGCTTTGACTCTGCATACTGGCAAAAGGTTGATCATGAGCGTGACTATCCTGAGGCATTTGTAGATGCCATGGCTCAAGCGGGCTGGTTAGCAGCACTCATTCCTGAGGAATACGGTGGCTCTGGCTTAGGTCTAGCTGAGGCCTCAGTCATCATGGAAGAGATTAATTTCTCTGGTGGTAATGCCGGCTCTTGTCATGGTCAGATGTACAACATGGGTACCTTGCTGCGCCATGGCTCCGACCTGCAGAAGAAACTCTACCTTCCTAAAATTGCTACCGGTGAATTACGCCTCCAGAGTATGGCAGTGACTGAACCAACTACCGGTACCGATACCACCAAACTCAAAACTACTGCCGTCAAAAAAGGTGATAAGTACATTGTGAATGGTCAGAAGGTGTGGATCTCCCGCATTCAGCATTCTGATTTAATGATTCTGCTAGCGCGTACCACTCCCCTGGCAGAAGTGAAGAAAAAATCAGAAGGCATGTCGATCTTTATCGTCAACCTCAAAGACGCTATTGGTAATGGCATGGCAATTCAGCCGATTGCTAATATGGTTAATCATGAAACCAATGAAGTCTTCTTTGATAACTTAGAGATCCCCGCTGAGAACCTCATTGGCGAAGAAGGTAAAGGCTTTAAGTACATCCTAGATGGCCTCAATGCCGAGCGCGTCCTGATTGCAGCCGAGTGTATTGGTGATGCTTATTGGTTTGTAGATAAATCACGTCGTTATGCCAATGACCGTGTGGTGTTTGATCGCCCTATTGGTAAGAACCAAGGTATTCAGTTTCCCATTGCCGATGCTTTTATTGAGACCGAGGCAGCCAACCTGATGCGCTTTAAAGCATGCGAACTGTTTGACAGCAATCAAGCTTGTGGCGCAGAGTCCAACATGGCAAAGTACTTGGCTGCAAAAGCTTCTTGGGAGGCGGCCAACGTTTGCCTACAAACGCATGGTGGTTTTGGTTTTGCCAATGAATATGATGTCGAGCGTAAGTTCCGCGAGACTCGCCTTTACCAAGTTGCACCAATCTCCACGAACTTGATCTACTCCTACGTTGCAGAGCATATTTTGGGTCTACCCCGCTCCTTCTGA
- a CDS encoding branched-chain amino acid ABC transporter permease, giving the protein MKSFFQFIARHRVLASTLFLMIFPFIMPYEALAINILIFGLFAMGFNLLFGYMGLLSFGHAAFLGIGSYLTGIGIVHYAMPWGAAILVGVIGAAIGGLIMGFLAIRTRGIYFSMVTLALGQIVFYCFYKAESLTGGENGLRGVRVDTFNIFGFPVDFLNPLVKYYIILFFVVIAMWLISRILSSPLGAVMEAIRENEKRAAACGFDVARTKLLVFVLSAAICGLAGSLRALHLSIVPIDSLHYLQSGQAVMMSILGGMGTFFGPFVGAAVMLYLEDVVTTFTKHWMAVIGLVFMFFVLFFPKGIWGSILSKLNLNQDSK; this is encoded by the coding sequence ATGAAATCATTTTTCCAGTTCATCGCACGCCACCGCGTGCTAGCAAGCACCCTCTTCTTGATGATTTTTCCTTTCATCATGCCGTATGAAGCGCTTGCTATTAATATCCTGATCTTTGGCTTATTCGCCATGGGATTCAATCTCTTGTTCGGCTACATGGGACTTCTATCCTTCGGACATGCTGCCTTCCTGGGTATCGGCAGCTATCTCACTGGCATTGGGATCGTCCATTACGCCATGCCTTGGGGTGCAGCCATACTGGTAGGCGTTATTGGCGCGGCCATCGGCGGACTGATTATGGGCTTTCTAGCCATTCGCACTAGAGGCATTTACTTCTCTATGGTGACACTCGCATTGGGTCAAATTGTGTTTTATTGCTTTTACAAAGCTGAGAGTTTGACTGGTGGGGAGAATGGCTTAAGGGGGGTGCGAGTTGACACCTTCAATATTTTTGGCTTCCCAGTCGATTTTCTGAACCCCTTAGTGAAGTACTACATCATTCTCTTTTTTGTAGTCATCGCAATGTGGCTCATTTCCCGAATCTTGAGCTCCCCTCTGGGCGCCGTAATGGAGGCGATTCGAGAGAATGAAAAACGTGCCGCAGCCTGTGGCTTTGATGTAGCGCGAACAAAACTATTGGTATTTGTGTTGTCAGCCGCAATCTGTGGCTTGGCAGGTTCGTTGCGCGCTCTACACCTTTCAATTGTTCCCATTGATTCGCTTCACTACCTCCAGTCTGGACAAGCAGTCATGATGAGCATCTTGGGCGGCATGGGCACTTTCTTTGGACCATTTGTTGGCGCCGCTGTCATGCTCTATTTAGAAGATGTGGTTACCACCTTTACCAAGCATTGGATGGCTGTTATTGGTCTGGTATTTATGTTCTTCGTTTTGTTCTTCCCTAAAGGAATTTGGGGAAGCATCTTGAGCAAGCTAAACCTCAATCAGGATTCGAAATAA